From the Pseudomonas sp. SORT22 genome, one window contains:
- a CDS encoding universal stress protein, producing the protein MPYEHILVAVDLTEECDPVIKRAMKLAEPTRAKVSLVHIVEPMAMAFGGDVPMDLSQLQQQQFDQAKERMERLYNKYPDINRGDSHLTYGQPRQEIHQLAKEQKCDLIVVGSHGRHGLALLLGSTANDVLHGAPCDVLAVRLQKKAE; encoded by the coding sequence ATGCCCTACGAACACATACTGGTTGCCGTCGACCTGACCGAAGAATGCGACCCGGTCATCAAGCGCGCCATGAAGCTGGCTGAACCTACCCGCGCCAAGGTTTCCCTGGTGCATATCGTCGAACCCATGGCCATGGCCTTTGGCGGCGACGTGCCGATGGACCTGTCGCAGCTGCAACAGCAGCAGTTCGACCAGGCCAAGGAGCGCATGGAGCGCCTGTACAACAAGTACCCCGACATCAACCGCGGCGATTCGCACCTGACCTACGGCCAGCCGCGCCAGGAAATCCACCAGTTGGCCAAGGAGCAGAAATGCGACCTGATCGTGGTCGGCAGCCATGGCCGCCACGGCCTGGCCCTGCTGCTGGGCTCGACCGCCAATGACGTGCTGCATGGCGCACCGTGCGATGTGCTGGCGGTACGCCTGCAGAAAAAAGCCGAGTAA
- the fadB gene encoding fatty acid oxidation complex subunit alpha FadB, which produces MIYEGKAITVKALESGIVELKFDLKGESVNKFNRLTLNELRQAVDTIKADASIKGVIVSSGKDVFIVGADITEFVDNFKLPEAELVAGNLEANRIFSDFEDLAVPTVAAINGIALGGGLEMCLAADYRVMASSAKIGLPEVKLGIYPGFGGTVRLPRIIGADNAIEWIAAGKENRAEDALKVGAVDAVVVPELLQAAALDLIKRAISGELDHKAKRQPKLEKLKLNAIEQMMSFETAKGFVAGQAGPNYPAPVEAIKSIQKAANFGRDKALEVEAAGFVKLAKTSVAESLIGLFLNDQELKRKAKAHDEIAHDVKQAAVLGAGIMGGGIAYQSAVKGTPILMKDINEAAIQLGLNEASKLLGKRVEKGRLTPAKMAEALNAIRPTLSYGDFGNVDIVVEAVVENPKVKQAVLAEVEGQVKEDAILASNTSTISINLLAKALKRPENFVGMHFFNPVHMMPLVEVIRGEKSSEVAVATTVAYAKKMGKNPIVVNDCPGFLVNRVLFPYFGGFAKLVSAGVDFVRIDKIMEKFGWPMGPAYLMDVVGIDTGHHGRDVMAEGFPDRMKDDRRSAVDVLYEAKRLGQKNGKGFYAYETDKRGKPKKVADAAVLEVLKPIVYEQREVSDEDIINWMMIPLCLETVRCLEDGIVDTAAEADMGLVYGIGFPPFRGGALRYIDSIGVAQFVALADKYADLGPLYHPTAKLREMAKNGQSFFG; this is translated from the coding sequence ATGATTTACGAAGGTAAAGCCATCACGGTTAAGGCTCTTGAAAGCGGCATCGTCGAACTGAAGTTCGACCTCAAGGGTGAGTCCGTCAACAAGTTCAACCGTCTTACCCTGAACGAATTGCGTCAGGCCGTAGACACCATCAAAGCCGACGCATCGATCAAGGGCGTGATTGTCAGCAGTGGCAAGGACGTGTTCATCGTCGGCGCGGACATCACCGAGTTTGTCGACAACTTCAAGCTGCCCGAGGCCGAACTGGTCGCCGGCAACCTGGAAGCCAACCGGATTTTCAGCGATTTCGAAGACCTGGCCGTGCCGACCGTTGCCGCGATCAATGGCATCGCCCTGGGCGGCGGCCTGGAAATGTGCCTGGCGGCGGACTACCGCGTCATGGCCAGCAGCGCCAAGATCGGCCTGCCGGAAGTCAAACTGGGCATCTACCCGGGCTTCGGCGGTACCGTGCGCCTGCCGCGCATCATCGGTGCCGACAACGCCATCGAGTGGATTGCCGCCGGCAAGGAAAACCGTGCTGAAGACGCGCTGAAGGTCGGCGCCGTCGATGCTGTGGTGGTTCCCGAGCTGCTGCAGGCTGCGGCCCTGGACCTGATCAAGCGCGCCATCAGCGGCGAGCTCGACCACAAGGCCAAGCGCCAGCCGAAACTGGAAAAACTCAAGCTCAACGCCATCGAGCAGATGATGTCGTTCGAAACCGCCAAGGGTTTCGTCGCCGGTCAAGCTGGCCCGAACTATCCGGCGCCGGTCGAAGCGATCAAGAGCATCCAGAAGGCCGCCAACTTCGGTCGTGACAAGGCCCTGGAAGTCGAAGCCGCAGGTTTCGTCAAACTGGCCAAGACCTCGGTCGCCGAGAGCCTGATCGGCCTGTTCCTCAACGACCAGGAGCTCAAGCGCAAAGCCAAGGCCCACGACGAAATCGCTCACGACGTGAAGCAGGCCGCCGTACTCGGCGCCGGCATCATGGGCGGCGGCATCGCCTACCAGTCGGCGGTCAAGGGCACCCCGATCCTGATGAAGGACATCAACGAAGCCGCCATCCAGCTGGGCTTGAACGAAGCCTCCAAGCTGCTCGGCAAGCGCGTTGAAAAAGGCCGCCTGACCCCGGCGAAAATGGCCGAAGCGCTGAACGCGATTCGCCCGACCCTGTCCTACGGCGACTTCGGCAACGTCGACATCGTCGTCGAAGCCGTGGTCGAGAACCCCAAGGTCAAGCAGGCCGTACTGGCTGAAGTGGAAGGCCAGGTCAAGGAAGACGCGATCCTTGCGTCCAACACCTCGACCATCTCCATCAACCTGCTGGCCAAGGCCCTCAAGCGTCCGGAAAACTTCGTCGGCATGCACTTCTTCAACCCGGTGCACATGATGCCGCTGGTCGAAGTCATCCGTGGCGAGAAGTCCAGCGAAGTGGCCGTCGCCACCACCGTGGCCTACGCCAAGAAGATGGGCAAGAACCCGATCGTGGTCAACGACTGCCCGGGCTTCTTGGTCAACCGTGTACTGTTCCCGTACTTTGGCGGCTTCGCCAAGCTGGTCAGCGCCGGTGTCGACTTCGTGCGCATCGACAAGATCATGGAAAAATTCGGCTGGCCGATGGGCCCGGCCTACCTGATGGACGTGGTCGGCATCGACACCGGCCACCACGGCCGTGACGTCATGGCCGAGGGCTTCCCGGACCGCATGAAGGACGACCGTCGTTCGGCCGTCGATGTGCTCTACGAAGCCAAGCGCCTGGGTCAGAAGAACGGCAAGGGCTTCTACGCCTACGAGACCGACAAGCGCGGCAAGCCGAAGAAGGTCGCTGACGCGGCAGTCCTCGAAGTGCTCAAGCCGATCGTCTACGAGCAGCGTGAAGTCAGCGACGAAGACATCATCAACTGGATGATGATCCCGCTGTGCCTGGAAACCGTTCGCTGCCTGGAAGACGGCATCGTCGACACCGCGGCCGAGGCCGACATGGGCCTGGTCTACGGTATCGGTTTCCCTCCCTTCCGTGGCGGCGCGCTGCGTTACATCGACTCGATCGGTGTAGCCCAATTCGTTGCCCTGGCCGACAAATACGCCGATCTGGGTCCGCTGTATCACCCCACCGCGAAGCTGCGTGAAATGGCCAAGAACGGCCAGAGCTTCTTCGGTTAA
- the fadA gene encoding acetyl-CoA C-acyltransferase FadA — MSLNPRDVVIVDFGRTPMGRSKGGMHRNTRAEDMSAHLISKVLERNTKVDPSEVEDVIWGCVNQTLEQGWNIARMASLMTQIPHTAAGQTVSRLCGSSMSALHTAAQAIMTGNGDVFVVGGVEHMGHVSMMHGVDPNPHMSLYAAKASGMMGLTAEMLGKMHGISREQQDLFGLRSHQLAHKATVEGKFKDEIIPMQGYDENGFLKVFDYDETIRPDTTLESLAALKPAFNPKGGTVTAGTSSQITDGASCMIVMSAQRAQDLGIQPLAVIRSMAVAGVDPAIMGYGPVPATQKALKRAGLSIADIDFFELNEAFAAQALPVLKDLKVLDKMDEKVNLHGGAIALGHPFGCSGARISGTLLNVMKQNGGTFGVSTMCVGLGQGITTVFERV, encoded by the coding sequence ATGAGCCTGAATCCAAGAGACGTGGTGATTGTCGACTTCGGTCGCACCCCGATGGGCCGCTCCAAGGGTGGCATGCATCGCAATACCCGCGCCGAAGACATGTCTGCGCACCTGATCAGCAAGGTGCTGGAGCGCAACACCAAGGTCGATCCGAGCGAAGTCGAAGACGTCATCTGGGGCTGCGTCAACCAGACCCTGGAGCAGGGCTGGAACATCGCCCGCATGGCCTCCCTGATGACCCAGATCCCGCACACAGCTGCCGGCCAGACCGTCAGCCGCCTGTGCGGCTCCTCGATGAGCGCGCTGCACACCGCCGCCCAGGCGATCATGACCGGCAACGGTGATGTCTTCGTCGTCGGTGGTGTCGAGCACATGGGCCACGTCAGCATGATGCACGGCGTCGACCCGAACCCGCACATGTCGCTGTACGCCGCCAAGGCCTCGGGCATGATGGGCCTGACCGCCGAAATGCTCGGCAAGATGCACGGCATCAGCCGTGAGCAGCAGGACCTGTTCGGCCTGCGTTCGCACCAGCTCGCCCACAAGGCGACGGTCGAAGGCAAGTTCAAGGATGAGATCATCCCGATGCAGGGTTACGACGAGAACGGCTTCCTCAAGGTCTTCGACTACGACGAAACCATTCGCCCGGACACCACCCTGGAAAGCCTGGCGGCCCTCAAGCCGGCTTTCAACCCCAAAGGTGGTACCGTGACTGCCGGTACTTCGTCGCAGATCACCGACGGTGCCTCGTGCATGATCGTCATGTCGGCCCAGCGTGCCCAGGACCTCGGTATCCAGCCTCTGGCGGTGATCCGTTCCATGGCCGTGGCCGGTGTCGACCCGGCAATCATGGGCTACGGTCCGGTTCCGGCAACCCAGAAAGCGCTCAAGCGCGCGGGCCTGTCGATCGCCGATATCGACTTCTTCGAGCTCAACGAAGCCTTCGCCGCACAGGCCCTGCCAGTGCTGAAGGATCTGAAAGTGCTCGACAAGATGGATGAGAAGGTTAACCTGCACGGCGGCGCCATCGCCCTGGGCCATCCTTTCGGTTGCTCCGGTGCGCGGATTTCCGGCACTCTGCTCAACGTCATGAAGCAGAATGGCGGGACCTTCGGCGTTTCGACCATGTGCGTCGGCCTGGGCCAAGGCATCACCACCGTCTTCGAACGCGTTTAA
- a CDS encoding DUF1653 domain-containing protein, which yields MQIQPGVYRHYKGPEYRVFGTARHSETEEWVVFYQALYGEFGLWVRPLSMFLESVEVDGEQVPRFALVKAETELFSRSDAEGG from the coding sequence ATGCAGATACAACCAGGCGTATACCGGCATTACAAGGGGCCTGAGTATCGTGTGTTCGGCACCGCGCGCCATTCCGAAACCGAGGAGTGGGTGGTGTTCTACCAAGCCCTGTACGGCGAATTCGGCCTGTGGGTGCGACCGCTTTCGATGTTTCTGGAGTCGGTCGAGGTTGACGGCGAGCAAGTGCCGCGCTTTGCTTTGGTCAAGGCTGAAACCGAGCTGTTTTCCCGCTCCGATGCCGAGGGTGGCTAA